From a region of the Cololabis saira isolate AMF1-May2022 chromosome 8, fColSai1.1, whole genome shotgun sequence genome:
- the LOC133448651 gene encoding alpha-1,3-galactosyltransferase 2-like isoform X1, whose protein sequence is MRHYQRMKNSLTCLLFFPIVVFVVYLTQPERYFIGLIPMGRCSLESAEMLNLENSVDGTLDLLSRPDVLTCTPWKAPIMWEGMFDPDRYDQVHKKQGSSVALTVFAIGRYLDAYLETFLNSSEHHFMLGVPVTYYVFTDMPEKVPNIKLGAERSLEIIKVERHSRWQDISMMRMKTISDFIDSDIRHRCTHVFCFDVDQVFTGRFGTEALGDLVGLLHAYYFRAPRKFFTYDGNPKSKAYMETGDFYYHAAIFGGSWKSVKALTETCYKNILEDKKNNVEALWHDESHLNKYFWVHKPSRILSPEYCWDPDIRYGRDIRISRLIWAPKHYDTLRTN, encoded by the exons ATGAG GCACTATCAGAGGATGAAGAATAGCTTGACATGTTTACTTTTCTTTCCAATAGTCGTCTTCGTTGTCTACCTCACACAACCAGAGCG ATATTTTATAGGTCTCATACCGATGGGAAGGTGTTCTTTGGAAAGTGCAGAGATGCTGAACCTGGAAAACAGTGTTGATGGGACCCTCGATCTTTT GTCAAGACCAGACGTGCTAACATGCACACCTTGGAAAGCTCCCATCATGTGGGAGGGAATGTTTGACCCTGATCGTTATGACCAAGTCCACAAAAAACAAGGATCATCTGTCGCTCTAACTGTATTTGCAATCGGCAG GTACTTGGATGCTTACCTCGAGACCTTCTTGAACTCGTCAGAACATCACTTCATGTTGGGTGTTCCTGTCACGTACTATGTGTTTACAGACATGCCTGAGAAGGTGCCAAACATCAAGCTTGGCGCTGAGCGAAGTCTGGAAATAATCAAAGTCGAAAGGCACAGCAGGTGGCAGGACATCTCTATGATGCGAATGAAGACGATATCAGATTTCATAGACTCAGATATTCGCCACCGATGCACGCACGTCTTCTGTTTCGATGTTGATCAGGTGTTTACTGGGAGATTCGGCACCGAGGCTCTGGGAGACTTGGTCGGTCTGCTCCATGCTTACTACTTCCGCGCTCCCAGGAAGTTTTTTACCTATGACGGGAACCCAAAGTCCAAAGCATATATGGAAACGGGGGATTTTTACTACCACGCTGCCATCTTTGGAGGTTCCTGGAAGAGTGTGAAGGCCTTGACTGAGACCTGCTACAAAAACATCTTGGAGGATAAAAAGAATAATGTGGAGGCTTTGTGGCACGACGAGAGTCATCTGAACAAATACTTTTGGGTTCATAAACCGAGCAGGATTCTGTCTCCCGAGTACTGCTGGGACCCAGACATCAGATACGGTCGTGACATTCGCATCAGCCGACTCATATGGGCACCAAAACATTACGATACCCTACGTACAAACTAA
- the LOC133448651 gene encoding alpha-1,3-galactosyltransferase 2-like isoform X2, translating to MGRCSLESAEMLNLENSVDGTLDLLSRPDVLTCTPWKAPIMWEGMFDPDRYDQVHKKQGSSVALTVFAIGRYLDAYLETFLNSSEHHFMLGVPVTYYVFTDMPEKVPNIKLGAERSLEIIKVERHSRWQDISMMRMKTISDFIDSDIRHRCTHVFCFDVDQVFTGRFGTEALGDLVGLLHAYYFRAPRKFFTYDGNPKSKAYMETGDFYYHAAIFGGSWKSVKALTETCYKNILEDKKNNVEALWHDESHLNKYFWVHKPSRILSPEYCWDPDIRYGRDIRISRLIWAPKHYDTLRTN from the exons ATGGGAAGGTGTTCTTTGGAAAGTGCAGAGATGCTGAACCTGGAAAACAGTGTTGATGGGACCCTCGATCTTTT GTCAAGACCAGACGTGCTAACATGCACACCTTGGAAAGCTCCCATCATGTGGGAGGGAATGTTTGACCCTGATCGTTATGACCAAGTCCACAAAAAACAAGGATCATCTGTCGCTCTAACTGTATTTGCAATCGGCAG GTACTTGGATGCTTACCTCGAGACCTTCTTGAACTCGTCAGAACATCACTTCATGTTGGGTGTTCCTGTCACGTACTATGTGTTTACAGACATGCCTGAGAAGGTGCCAAACATCAAGCTTGGCGCTGAGCGAAGTCTGGAAATAATCAAAGTCGAAAGGCACAGCAGGTGGCAGGACATCTCTATGATGCGAATGAAGACGATATCAGATTTCATAGACTCAGATATTCGCCACCGATGCACGCACGTCTTCTGTTTCGATGTTGATCAGGTGTTTACTGGGAGATTCGGCACCGAGGCTCTGGGAGACTTGGTCGGTCTGCTCCATGCTTACTACTTCCGCGCTCCCAGGAAGTTTTTTACCTATGACGGGAACCCAAAGTCCAAAGCATATATGGAAACGGGGGATTTTTACTACCACGCTGCCATCTTTGGAGGTTCCTGGAAGAGTGTGAAGGCCTTGACTGAGACCTGCTACAAAAACATCTTGGAGGATAAAAAGAATAATGTGGAGGCTTTGTGGCACGACGAGAGTCATCTGAACAAATACTTTTGGGTTCATAAACCGAGCAGGATTCTGTCTCCCGAGTACTGCTGGGACCCAGACATCAGATACGGTCGTGACATTCGCATCAGCCGACTCATATGGGCACCAAAACATTACGATACCCTACGTACAAACTAA